In the genome of Streptococcus oralis, one region contains:
- a CDS encoding AAA family ATPase, with product MLKNIGIKRLRSLWDTDLIKIAPLTILVGKNSCGKSTWLRSFPLLSQTLQTDTNEPILWYDRNMVDFGSFEESLSRFKNFGDTQDINFTFEVTSTRVIKPIFPYFPSSQKEYSILISKYIDKSSLTKEIIDIFDYSIEVNLKKKIIRVKIEDIGFEESFGILGRIGKGFFLPTLWGQKDEKNPSLFHNIMKNKLIEFIRPNLHRSTSTDTIERSLRGFHLSSINDFDNQLQKQVNEAKTQSLKQFYNNLLNNKNKKNKFISLFILSSIDNILEIETRELRSFYDNLTYIAPVRASAERYYRIQGLAINKIDPLGINVPLYLYDLKQKRKKDYNNWTEWTRQNFGLEFDIEANFGHISLFFVDVDTQGKYNLSDVGFGYSQILPILINLWDAQNHDRNQLSFHNIAYRKRKKTITKTKTITIEQPELHLHPAMQAKLIKVFFNTIVYAKENDIDLRIIIETHSETMINYLGRIVADCGIDGVEELINILIFNPETPEKSNISISGFNKQGYLKNWPIGFFTPDLDI from the coding sequence ATGCTAAAAAATATTGGCATTAAGAGACTACGCTCATTATGGGATACAGATCTAATAAAGATTGCTCCACTCACTATTTTAGTCGGTAAGAATAGCTGTGGAAAAAGTACATGGTTAAGAAGTTTCCCTCTATTGTCTCAGACATTGCAAACAGATACGAATGAGCCTATTTTATGGTATGATCGAAATATGGTTGATTTTGGAAGTTTTGAAGAAAGTTTATCTAGATTTAAAAATTTTGGAGATACTCAAGATATTAATTTCACATTTGAAGTTACATCGACACGAGTTATAAAACCTATTTTCCCATATTTTCCCAGCAGTCAAAAAGAGTACTCAATTTTGATTTCAAAATACATTGATAAATCGAGTTTAACCAAAGAAATTATTGATATATTTGATTATAGTATTGAGGTTAATCTTAAAAAGAAAATCATAAGAGTAAAAATTGAGGATATTGGATTTGAAGAATCTTTTGGTATATTGGGGCGTATCGGCAAAGGATTTTTCTTACCAACCCTTTGGGGGCAAAAAGACGAGAAAAATCCTTCATTATTTCATAATATAATGAAAAACAAGTTGATAGAATTCATTCGTCCAAATCTTCATAGAAGCACTAGTACTGATACAATAGAACGTTCTCTAAGGGGGTTTCATTTATCATCTATCAATGATTTTGATAATCAATTACAAAAGCAAGTCAATGAGGCTAAGACTCAGAGTTTAAAACAATTTTATAATAATTTATTAAATAATAAAAACAAAAAGAATAAATTTATTTCTCTATTTATTTTATCCTCAATAGATAACATTTTAGAGATTGAAACAAGAGAATTACGTTCATTTTATGATAATCTAACATATATAGCCCCAGTACGTGCTAGTGCAGAAAGATATTATAGAATTCAAGGATTAGCGATTAATAAAATCGATCCTCTTGGAATAAATGTACCACTTTATCTCTATGACTTAAAACAAAAGAGAAAAAAAGATTATAATAATTGGACAGAATGGACACGTCAAAATTTTGGATTAGAATTTGATATAGAAGCAAATTTTGGACATATAAGTTTATTTTTTGTAGATGTAGATACTCAGGGAAAATATAATCTATCAGACGTAGGCTTTGGCTATTCACAGATTTTGCCTATTTTAATAAATCTATGGGATGCTCAAAACCATGACAGAAATCAATTAAGTTTTCATAATATTGCTTATAGAAAGAGAAAAAAAACAATAACAAAAACAAAAACAATTACTATTGAACAACCTGAATTGCATTTACATCCTGCAATGCAAGCTAAACTTATTAAAGTATTTTTCAATACTATAGTGTATGCTAAAGAAAATGATATAGATTTAAGAATTATAATTGAAACACACAGTGAAACTATGATTAATTATCTTGGGAGAATTGTAGCTGATTGTGGTATTGATGGGGTAGAAGAATTAATAAATATTCTGATTTTTAATCCAGAAACTCCGGAAAAATCAAATATCTCTATTTCTGGTTTTAATAAGCAAGGATATTTAAAAAATTGGCCTATTGGATTCTTTACCCCGGATTTAGATATATAG
- a CDS encoding thioredoxin family protein, translating into MITPDSIEELAGFVEQDGKKVFLFVADWCGDCRYIYPSLPEIEETNPEFTFIRVDRDQYLDLAKLWDVYGIPSLVVLEKDKEIGRFVNRDRKSKEEINDFLAGLK; encoded by the coding sequence ATGATTACTCCCGATAGTATAGAAGAACTAGCAGGTTTTGTCGAGCAAGATGGCAAGAAGGTCTTCCTTTTTGTGGCGGACTGGTGTGGCGATTGTCGTTATATCTATCCATCCTTGCCAGAGATTGAGGAGACCAATCCAGAGTTCACCTTTATTCGAGTGGACCGAGACCAGTATCTGGATCTGGCTAAACTCTGGGATGTGTACGGCATTCCTAGTCTTGTTGTTTTAGAAAAGGACAAGGAAATCGGCCGTTTTGTCAATCGTGACCGTAAAAGCAAGGAAGAAATTAACGACTTTTTAGCAGGACTGAAATAG
- a CDS encoding CTP synthase, producing the protein MSTKYIFVTGGVVSSIGKGIVAASLGRLLKNRGLKVTIQKFDPYINIDPGTMSPYQHGEVFVTDDGAETDLDLGHYERFIDINLNKYSNVTTGKIYSEVLRKERRGEYLGATVQVIPHITDALKEKIKRAALTTDSDVIITEVGGTVGDIESLPFLEALRQMKADVGADNVMYIHTTLLPYLKAAGEMKTKPTQHSVKELRGLGIQPNMLVIRTEKPAGQGIKNKLAQFCDVAPEAVIESLDVEHLYQIPLNLQAQGMDQIVCDHLKLDAPVADMTEWSAMVDKVMNLKKHVKIFLVGKYVELQDAYISVVEALKHSGYANDAEVKINWVNANDVTAENVAELLSDADGIIVPGGFGQRGTEGKIQAIRYARENDVPMLGVCLGMQLTCIEFARHVLGLEGANSAELAPDTKYPIIDIMRDQVDVEDMGGTLRLGLYPSKLKRGSKAAAAYHNQEVVQRRHRHRYEFNNAFREQFEAAGFVFSGVSPDNRLVEIVEIPENKFFVACQYHPELSSRPNRPEELYTAFVTAAVENSN; encoded by the coding sequence ATGTCTACGAAATATATTTTTGTAACTGGTGGTGTGGTGTCGTCTATTGGGAAAGGGATTGTGGCAGCAAGTCTGGGGCGTCTCTTGAAAAATCGTGGTCTTAAAGTAACTATTCAGAAGTTTGACCCTTATATCAATATCGATCCGGGAACCATGAGTCCTTACCAGCACGGGGAGGTCTTTGTGACGGATGATGGGGCTGAGACAGATTTGGACTTGGGCCACTATGAACGTTTCATCGATATCAATCTTAATAAATACTCAAACGTAACAACTGGTAAAATCTACAGTGAAGTTCTTCGTAAAGAACGTCGTGGAGAATACCTTGGGGCAACTGTTCAAGTCATTCCTCATATCACAGATGCTTTGAAAGAGAAAATCAAGCGTGCCGCTCTAACGACAGACTCTGATGTCATTATCACAGAGGTTGGTGGAACCGTTGGGGATATCGAGTCCTTGCCATTCCTAGAGGCTCTTCGTCAGATGAAGGCAGATGTGGGTGCAGATAATGTCATGTACATCCATACAACCTTGCTTCCTTACCTCAAGGCTGCTGGTGAGATGAAGACCAAGCCAACTCAACATTCTGTAAAAGAATTGCGTGGTTTGGGAATCCAGCCAAATATGTTGGTCATTCGTACCGAGAAACCAGCTGGCCAGGGCATTAAAAATAAACTAGCTCAGTTCTGTGACGTGGCTCCAGAAGCCGTTATCGAGTCTTTGGATGTTGAACACCTTTACCAAATTCCATTGAACTTGCAGGCACAAGGTATGGACCAAATTGTTTGTGACCATTTGAAACTAGATGCACCAGTAGCGGATATGACAGAGTGGTCAGCCATGGTGGATAAGGTCATGAACCTGAAAAAACATGTCAAAATTTTCCTTGTCGGTAAGTATGTTGAGTTGCAAGATGCCTATATTTCTGTGGTCGAAGCCTTGAAACACTCTGGTTATGCCAACGACGCAGAAGTGAAGATTAATTGGGTCAACGCCAATGATGTGACAGCAGAGAATGTAGCAGAACTCTTGTCTGATGCGGACGGAATCATCGTACCAGGAGGCTTTGGCCAACGTGGTACGGAAGGAAAAATTCAAGCTATCCGTTATGCGCGTGAAAATGATGTTCCAATGTTGGGTGTCTGCTTGGGAATGCAGTTGACTTGTATCGAGTTTGCTCGTCACGTTTTAGGTCTTGAAGGTGCCAATTCTGCAGAACTTGCACCAGATACAAAATACCCAATCATCGATATCATGCGTGACCAGGTTGATGTTGAGGATATGGGTGGAACCCTTCGTTTGGGACTTTATCCATCTAAGTTGAAACGAGGTTCTAAGGCAGCGGCTGCTTATCACAATCAAGAAGTGGTGCAACGCCGTCACCGTCACCGTTATGAGTTTAACAACGCCTTTCGTGAACAGTTTGAAGCAGCAGGCTTTGTCTTTTCAGGAGTTTCTCCAGACAATCGTTTGGTAGAAATTGTGGAGATTCCTGAGAATAAATTTTTTGTGGCTTGTCAGTATCACCCTGAACTTTCCAGCCGTCCAAACCGTCCAGAAGAACTCTACACCGCCTTTGTTACAGCAGCAGTTGAAAATAGTAACTAG
- a CDS encoding DUF4651 domain-containing protein, whose amino-acid sequence MNGMKAKKLWMTGLTVAGLSALALGAKKAADNHKLMKTQEELTAIVRELFSDMGEIATIYVQVYESSLERLVGGVVFEDGRHYTFVYENEDLVYEEEAL is encoded by the coding sequence ATGAATGGTATGAAAGCTAAGAAATTATGGATGACTGGCTTGACTGTGGCTGGTCTAAGTGCCCTCGCTTTGGGTGCCAAAAAAGCAGCAGATAACCACAAACTGATGAAGACGCAAGAAGAGTTGACCGCTATCGTGCGCGAACTTTTCTCAGATATGGGTGAGATTGCGACTATCTATGTTCAAGTCTACGAAAGTAGCCTAGAGCGACTCGTCGGAGGAGTCGTTTTCGAGGATGGTCGTCACTATACCTTTGTCTATGAAAATGAAGACCTGGTCTATGAGGAGGAAGCCTTATGA
- a CDS encoding SDR family NAD(P)-dependent oxidoreductase — MAKNVVITGATSGIGEAIARAYLEQGENVVLTGRRTDRLEALKSEFAEIFPNQTVWTFPLDVTDMAVVKTVCSDILETIGQIDILVNNAGLALGLAPYQDYEELDMLAMLDTNVKGLMAVTRCFLPAMVKVNQGHIINMGSTAGIYAYAGAAVYSATKAAVKTFSDGLRIDTIATDIKVTTIQPGIVETDFSTVRFHGDKERAEAVYQGIEALQAQDIADTVIYVTSQPRRVQITDMTIMANQQATGFMVHKK; from the coding sequence ATGGCAAAAAATGTAGTGATTACAGGGGCGACATCTGGAATCGGTGAAGCCATTGCGCGTGCTTATCTGGAGCAGGGGGAGAATGTCGTTCTAACAGGGCGACGGACAGACAGACTAGAGGCCCTCAAGTCAGAGTTTGCAGAAATTTTTCCAAATCAAACAGTTTGGACCTTTCCACTGGATGTCACGGATATGGCTGTGGTCAAGACTGTCTGCTCCGATATTTTGGAAACGATAGGGCAGATTGATATCTTGGTCAATAATGCTGGACTAGCTCTTGGCTTGGCTCCCTATCAAGACTATGAAGAATTGGATATGCTGGCCATGTTGGATACCAATGTCAAGGGTTTGATGGCGGTTACTCGCTGTTTCTTACCAGCAATGGTAAAAGTCAATCAGGGGCATATTATCAATATGGGATCGACCGCAGGAATCTATGCTTATGCGGGTGCAGCAGTTTACTCAGCCACCAAGGCGGCAGTTAAAACCTTTTCAGATGGACTGCGAATCGATACCATTGCGACAGACATCAAGGTGACCACCATTCAGCCAGGGATTGTCGAAACAGATTTCTCTACAGTTCGTTTTCACGGTGACAAAGAGCGGGCTGAGGCGGTCTATCAGGGAATTGAAGCCCTGCAAGCACAAGACATCGCAGATACAGTGATCTATGTGACCAGTCAGCCCCGCCGTGTGCAGATTACAGATATGACCATTATGGCCAATCAACAGGCGACAGGTTTCATGGTTCATAAAAAATAA
- the ytpR gene encoding YtpR family tRNA-binding protein, whose product MIFTYNKEHVGDVLMIIAKNSGDAKLDVERKGKVARVFLKENGETVAWNIFEVSSLFEIAERGQVFLSDEQVERLNQELQTEGFAEEIVNDKEPKFVVGEIVEMVAHPDSDHLNICQVAVASDKTVQIVAGAPNARVGLKTIVALPGAMMPKGNLIFPGELRGEKSFGMMCSPRELHLPNAPQKRGVIELSEDQVVGTPFDPAKHWTA is encoded by the coding sequence ATGATTTTTACATATAACAAAGAACATGTTGGCGATGTCCTTATGATCATCGCGAAAAACAGCGGAGATGCCAAGTTGGACGTGGAGCGCAAAGGAAAGGTAGCCCGTGTTTTCCTCAAAGAAAATGGAGAAACAGTAGCTTGGAATATTTTCGAAGTTTCAAGTTTGTTTGAAATTGCAGAGCGCGGTCAAGTCTTTTTATCAGATGAGCAAGTGGAACGTTTGAACCAAGAATTGCAGACGGAAGGCTTTGCAGAAGAAATTGTCAATGACAAGGAACCTAAGTTTGTCGTCGGTGAGATTGTTGAGATGGTAGCCCATCCAGATAGCGACCACCTCAACATCTGTCAAGTGGCCGTTGCAAGTGATAAGACAGTGCAAATCGTTGCAGGGGCTCCCAATGCGCGTGTTGGGTTGAAAACCATTGTAGCTCTTCCTGGAGCTATGATGCCCAAAGGCAATCTCATTTTCCCAGGCGAACTTCGTGGTGAAAAGAGTTTTGGCATGATGTGTAGCCCTCGTGAGTTGCATCTACCAAATGCTCCGCAAAAACGTGGGGTTATTGAATTATCAGAAGACCAAGTTGTCGGAACTCCATTTGACCCAGCCAAACACTGGACTGCCTAA
- the rpoE gene encoding DNA-directed RNA polymerase subunit delta produces MELEVFAGQEKSELSMIEVARAILELRGRDHEMHFSDLVNEIQNYLGTSNSDIREALPLFYTELNFDGSFISLGDNKWGLRSWYGVDEIDEEIIALEESDDDEVAPKAKKKRVNAFMDGDSDAIDYNADDPEDEDAYEADPALSYDDENPDDEKNEVEAYDAEINEIAPDDLGEDVDLNEEDDEFSDDDAETSEEE; encoded by the coding sequence TTGGAATTAGAAGTATTTGCTGGGCAAGAAAAAAGTGAACTATCTATGATTGAGGTAGCGCGTGCTATCTTGGAACTTCGTGGTCGCGATCATGAGATGCATTTTAGTGATCTTGTAAACGAAATTCAAAACTACCTTGGAACATCAAACAGCGATATTCGCGAAGCTTTGCCTTTGTTCTACACAGAGTTGAACTTTGACGGTAGCTTCATCTCACTTGGGGACAACAAATGGGGGCTTCGTTCATGGTATGGTGTAGACGAAATCGACGAAGAAATCATCGCTCTTGAAGAAAGTGACGACGATGAAGTAGCACCAAAAGCTAAGAAAAAACGTGTCAATGCCTTTATGGATGGTGATTCAGATGCCATTGACTACAATGCGGATGATCCAGAAGACGAAGATGCATACGAAGCAGATCCAGCTCTTTCATACGATGATGAAAATCCAGATGATGAGAAAAATGAAGTGGAAGCTTACGATGCAGAAATCAACGAAATCGCTCCTGATGACTTGGGTGAAGATGTGGATCTCAACGAAGAAGACGACGAGTTTTCTGACGATGACGCTGAAACGAGTGAAGAAGAGTAA